From the Quercus lobata isolate SW786 chromosome 6, ValleyOak3.0 Primary Assembly, whole genome shotgun sequence genome, one window contains:
- the LOC115995111 gene encoding RNA demethylase ALKBH9B — translation MSDDQPEQPRPRDPFLLNYKPSELRIASEFLSTWAPFLSKDLCQHCTQTLSDRIRSLDLELDSHAEQEHPEENSNAENSNSPRVSDDHDDNCDTNSIGSWKDGWNGGSEPVVGPSTSGSPRLETPPSQQKKSWADMEEEEEDEFEEEEEEEEEDSKTSKRVVDLNAATGELRISKVVVEKPKLPREQREYIRFMNLQRKKDFICLERVKGKFVNILDGLELHTGVFSAVEQKRIVDHIYQLQAMGAKGELKERTYSAPSKWMKGKGRVTLQFGCCYNYAIDKNGNPPGILLDELVDPIPPLFKVIIRRLVRWHVLPPTCVPDSCIVNIYEEGDCIPPHIDNHDFMRPFCTVSFLSECDILFGSNLKIVGAGEFAGPYSIPLPLGSVLVLNGNGADVAKHCVPAVPSKRISITFRRMDESKRPTGFVPEPDLQGIQPLSYEEDKAQKLNATKPEYHMKKQSVRRAVNMEARGSAERSYTYTEPRESTWSRRGPANRRRVGLNLSS, via the exons ATGAGCGACGATCAACCCGAGCAGCCCCGACCCAGAGACCCGTTTCTTCTCAACTACAAGCCGTCGGAGCTCCGAATCGCCTCGGAGTTTCTGTCCACATGGGCACCCTTCCTCTCCAAAGATCTCTGCCAACACTGTACTCAAACTCTCTCCGATCGTATTCGCTCCCTCGACCTTG AACTTGACTCCCATGCTGAGCAAGAACACCCAGAAGAGAATTCGAATGCTGAGAATTCAAATAGCCCCAGGGTGAGTGACGATCATGATGATAACTGTGACACCAATTCGATTGGTAGTTGGAAAGATGGCTGGAACGGGGGCTCTGAACCCGTTGTGGGGCCTTCTACGAGTGGCTCGCCACGGCTTGAAACTCCCCCAAGCCAACAAAAGAAGTCCTGGGCCGAcatggaggaggaggaggaagacgAGTtcgaggaggaggaggaggaggaggaggaggactCTAAGACCAGCAAACGGGTTGTTGATTTGAATGCTGCCACTGGAGAATTGAGGATATCTAAGGTTGTGGTGGAGAAGCCGAAGCTGCCGAGGGAACAGAGAGAGTACATTCGGTTCATGAATTTGCAGCGAAAGAAAGACTTTATTTGCTTGGAAAGAGTTAAGGGAAAGTTTGTTAATATTCTCGATGGACTGGAGCTTCACACTGGTGTTTTTAGCGCCGTGGAGCAGAAGAGGATTGTGGATCATATTTATCAACTTCAGGCGATGGGGGCAAAGGGAGAATTGAAAG AGCGGACATATTCAGCACCCAGTAAGTGGATGAAGGGCAAGGGGCGTGTAACCCTCCAATTTGGGTGCTGTTACAATTATGCAATA GATAAAAATGGTAATCCACCTGGCATCCTCCTGGATGAACTTGTAGATCCTATACCTCCTCTTTTCAAGGTGATCATTAGGAGGCTGGTCAGATGGCATGTACTTCCTCCAACCTGTGTACCTGATAGTTGCATTGTCAATATCTATGAAGAAGGGGATTGTATACCTCCACACATTGACAACCATGATTTTATGCGGCCTTTCTGCACTGTGTCATTTCTAAGTGAGTGTGATATTCTTTTTGGATCAAACTTGAAGATTGTGGGTGCTGGTGAGTTTGCGGGTCCCTATTCCATCCCCCTGCCATTGGG ATCTGTTCTTGTCTTGAATGGAAATGGGGCTGACGTGGCTAAGCATTGTGTGCCTGCCGTTCCTTCAAAGAG GATATCAATCACATTTAGAAGAATGGATGAATCCAAACGACCAACTGGGTTTGTTCCAGAACCGGACTTGCAGGGGATTCAACCATTGTCATATGAAGAGGACAAAGCACAGAAGTTAAATGCTACAAAACCTGAGTACCATATGAAAAAACAGTCAGTTAGGAGAGCAGTTAACATGGAAGCAAGGGGATCTGCTGAGAGAAGTTACACCTATACAGAGCCTCGTGAATCAACTTGGAGTCGACGAGGGCCTGCAAATAGGCGGAGAGTTGGGTTGAATCTGAGCAGCTGA
- the LOC115950692 gene encoding protein WUSCHEL, which yields MEPQNQQQQALNEDGSSGKGGYLCRPSITRWTPTTDQIRILKDLYYNNGVRSPSAEQIQRISARLRKYGKIEGKNVFYWFQNHKARERQKKRLNSDVPMQRGVGVGNTNWNSTPEESIHTKYPLPNITSGVSASSSSSGVISFGHMGNYGYGSVTTEKSLRNCSISNGGNNGGVGGSIGHNSGCVGVDPYSSSYSTLFDKKRLMEENLGVQEDEDEEEEEVEASEKETLPLFPMHAEDINGFCNMNPYTTSGYYPSCYRSADDGINGSRTSLELSLNSYSH from the exons ATGGAACCTcaaaatcaacaacaacaagCACTAAACGAGGATGGTAGCAGTGGAAAAGGGGGATATCTATGCAGGCCAAGCATTACACGCTGGACTCCCACAACTGACCAGATAAGAATTCTAAAGGACCTTTACTACAACAATGGAGTTAGGTCCCCAAGTGCTGAGCAGATTCAGAGGATCTCAGCTAGACTCAGAAAGTACGGCAAGATTGAAGGCAAGAATGTCTTTTATTGGTTTCAGAACCACAAAGCTCGTGAAAGGCAGAAGAAAAGGTTAAATTCTGATGTGCCCATGCAAAGAGGGGTCGGGGTTGGTAACACTAATTGGAATAGTACACCTGAAGAATCCATTCACACCAAGTACCCCTTGCCCAACATAACCTCTG GGGTCTCtgcttcatcttcatcatctgggGTGATATCTTTTGGGCATATGGGGAATTATGGATATGGATCGGTAACTACGGAGAAAAGCTTGAGG AACTGCTCAATATCAAATGGAGGTAACAATGGTGGAGTTGGTGGATCTATTGGGCACAACTCTGGATGTGTAGGGGTTGATCCCTATTCTTCATCCTACAGTACTCTCTTTGATAAGAAAAGATTAATGGAAGAAAACTTAGGAGtacaagaagatgaagatgaagaagaagaagaagtggaagCTAGTGAGAAAGAAACTCTCCCACTGTTCCCCATGCATGCTGAAGACATCAATGGCTTCTGCAACATGAACCCTTACACCACCAGTGGGTACTACCCCAGCTGTTATCGCTCTGCAGATGATGGAATCAATGGTTCTCGCACTTCCCTCGAACTTAGCCTCAACTCCTACTCTCACTGA